In the genome of Yersinia enterocolitica, the window AGCGTTTTACTGCTTGCGGTGTTGGGGCGTCCGGTGTCCCCAAGTTGACCATTAATACGCCGAGCTTACTTTGCATGATGCAAAATCCTTGTGGGGGATATTACGCTTATTATTCGAGCTTACGAATAAGTCTTCAACGAGATCCGTAAAACGAGAAAGGCGACCTTAGGCCGCCTTAGCTATCTTACCATCCAGAATTAACCGAGAATAGTCGCCAGTTCTGCACTGACTTCTGCTACTTTACGGGTTCCGTCCAGCTTAAAATATTGCGTATTGCCTGCATCAGCTTCTTTACGATAGTAAGAAACGAGTGGTGCGGTTTGTTGATGATATTCGATCAGACGTTTGCGAACAGTGGCTTCCTGATCGTCTTTACGAATAGTAAGTTCATCACCTGTCACATCATCTTTATCTTCAACTTTAGGTGGGTTGAATTTAATGTGGTAAACACGGCCTGAAGCAGCATGTACTCGACGCCCGACGATGCGTTCAACAATCAACTCGTCTGGTACAGCAAACTCCAGCACATAATCAACCTTGATACCGGCTTCTTTCATGGCATCAGCCTGAGGAATAGTACGTGGGAACCCGTCTAACAGGAAACCATCACGGCAATCGTCCTGGGTGATACGCTCTTTAACCAATGCGATAACCAGCTCATCAGTAACCAGTTTGCCGGCATCCATTATTTCTTTCGCTTTCAGACCTAACTCAGAACCTGCTTTTACAGCGGCGCGCAACATATCACCAGTAGAGATTTGCGGAATACCGTATTTCTCCATGATGAATTGAGCCTGAGTACCCTTACCAGCGCCCGGAGCGCCCAGCAGAATGATACGCATTGCGTAAATCCCCTTGCTATGTAGTTTTTCTATGTGTTTTTACTTAGAGCCTATCCCATTAGGGCTATTTTATTTGCCATTTTGAACCAAGGCAGTGCTCAGGATCCTCACGTACGATGTGTACGCTCCGGCTCTTCCGCGCTGTCCATGTTAAAACTGGCTGCAACAATGACGCCAACGGGGATAAGCTCTTAAAAAAATCGAAATTGCGGAAAACAAGCAACCATACCATTTTCAGGGGGGTTGGCTCAAGGCGCGCGAGGCCGGTTAGCAGGAGAGAATCAATGACATCCAGGAGAAATAAAAAAACAACCCATTGAAAATAAATAAAAAAACGCCTCAGATAACACATCTATCTGAGGCGTTCTATTACTCAATTAAGCCGTTAATAACTGATTCATTCTGCGGATAAACTGGTTAGGATCATCTAATGTTCCCCGTTCAGCTAACAGCGATTGATCCAGTAATAACTCTACCCATTCAGCAAACTGAGCATCGTCAGTCACATCAGCAGCGCGTTTAACCAAGCTATGTTCAGGATTTAATTCAAAGATATACTTCACTTCTGGTGCCTGTTGGCCCGCAGCAGCAAACAATTTCGCCATCTGCGTACTCATTTCATCGGCATCAGTCGTCACTATCGCTGGCGTATCCGTCAAACGATGCGTCAGGCGGACATCTTTCACGCGTTCGCCCAGCAGGGTTTTAACCCGCTCAACGAATGGCTCCAGCGCTTTATCGGCCTCTTGCTGATCTGGACGCTCTTCATCTGCCAGCTTATTCAGTGAGTCATCTGCTTTGCTGACTGACTGGAAAACTTTACCGTCAAACTCGGTCAGGTAGCTCATCATCCATTCATCGATGCGATCAGATAACAGCAATACTTCAATGCCTTTTTTGCGGAACAGTTCCAGATGAGGGCTGTTCTTCGCCGCAGCATAGCTGTCAGCAGTGATGTAATAAATCTTCTCCTGCCCTTCAGTCATACGGCTGACATAATCTTCCAAAGACACTGTCTGCGCTGAGCTGTCGGTATGGGTTGAAGCAAAGCGTAGTAACTTGGCAATAGTTTCTTTATTGCTACCGTCTTCCGCTGGGCCTTCCTTAAGCGCCATACCGAACTGCTGCCAGAACTGCTGATATTTCTCAGCATCATCTTTAGCCAGTTTTTCCAGCATTTGCAGCACACGTTTAGTCAGCGCACTACGTAGATTCTGAGTAATGCGGCTGTCTTGCAGAATCTCACGCGAGACGTTCAGCGGTAGATCATTAGAATCTATTAAACCACGAACAAAACGCAGGTAATTCGGCATGAACTGCTCAGCATCATCCATAATGAACACGCGCTGCACGTAAAGTTTCAAACCATGCTTATGGTCGCGATTCCACATATCCCACGGGGCCTGAGCTGGGATATACAGCAAGCTGGTATACTCCTGCTTACCTTCGACGCGGTTATGGCTCCAACTCATCGGGTCGGTGAAATCATGCGCGATATGTTTATAGAATGCTTTATATTCGTCGTCAGTAATCTCTGCTTTGCCGCGCGTCCATAATGCCTGAGCTTTATTGATTTTCTCCCAGGTGACCGTGCCGTCTTCTTCATTTTTGCTTTGAATTTCAACTGGCAAAGCAATATGGTCTGAATATTTACTGATGACTGAGCGCAAGCGCCAATCATCCAAATACTCGTCTTCACCTTCACGCAGATGCAGGGTTATCTCTGTACCACGCTCTTCTTTGGTGATATCCGCGATGGTGTAGTCACCCTCGCCTGCCGATTCCCAGAATACGCCAGCATCAGCAGGCGCACCGGCTGCACGGGTACGGACGGTGACTTTATCTGCCACAATAAATGCGGAGTAGAAACCGACACCAAACTGGCCGATTAATTGGCTATCTTTGGCTTGATCTGAACCAATAGACTCAAGGAATGCTTTGGTCCCTGACTTCGCGATGGTACCAAGATTATCAATAACTTCGTCACGGCTCATACCGATGCCGTTATCACTTAGAGTCAAAGTACGCTTTTCTTTATCAAAAGATAAACGCACTCTCAGCTCACCGTCGCCCTCAAATAATTCAGGATTAGACAGCGCGCGGAAACGCAGTTTGTCTGCCGCATCAGAGGCATTAGAGATCAACTCGCGCAAGAAAATTTCTTTATTGGAATAAAGCGAGTGAATCATCAAATGGAGGAGTTGTTTTATTTCAGACTGGAATCCACGGGTTTCTTGACCTTTCATACTCATTAATTACCTCAATCCAAATTACCGACAGGTACATAAAATCGAACAATGAGTATCAGATGGGGCCAATAGGTGAAAGTTTCAAGTATGAGGATAGAAAAAAATAGAGAATCGAGGGCGATTGACTTATTATCCCTAACGAATTTATTCGTAAGATAATCAATAACAAGACTGTCGCCCACAATAAATAATGGGATCAATACTTAATAGGATTACGCCCAGCCAGTGAGTGCGATAATGTCGTACCATCAACCATTTCCAGTTCGCCGCCTACTGGTACGCCATGAGCGATACGGCTGGCTAATACGCCATACTGACCACACATCTGGCCGATATAGTTGGCAGTGGCATCCCCTTCTACGGTCGGATTAGTTGCCAAAATGACTTCAGTGATAGTTTCAGTTTCAAGCCGTTTTTCCAGCAAATCCAAACCAATATCGCCAGGGCCAATGCCATCCATGGGAGATAAATGCCCCATCAACACAAAGTAACGCCCACCAAACTGGCCGGTTTGTTCAATAGCATGGATATCTGCCGGGCTTTCGACCACACAGAGTTGGCCATTCTGCTGCCGGCGTGGGTTGGAGCAGATAGTGCAACGGTCTTGCTCGGTAAATGTCCGGCAATCAGCACAGTGACCGATTTCGGACATCGCACGGGTCAATGACTGCGCCAGCCGCATTCCACCACTACGATCACGCTGTAGCAGTTGGAATGCCATACGTTGCGCTGATTTCGGGCCAACGCCCGGCAGGCAGCGCAACGCCTCCATTAATGACTCAAGGAGTGGACTGGTTTGCATCAGAACGGCATCTTAAAGCCTGGTGGTAATTGCATACCACTGGAGACCGAAGCCATTTTCTCTTTTTGCGTTTCATCGATACGACGCGCTGCATCGTTCAATGCCGCAGCAATCAAATCTTCCAGCATTTCTTTATCTTCTTCAACCAATAGGCTTGGGTCAATTTCAACCCGGCGGCAGTTATGCGCCCCATTGATGGTTACTTTTACCAAGCCCGCGCCAGATTCACCGGTAACTTCCAATTTGGCGACTTCTTCCTGCATCTGCTGCATTTTTTCCTGCATCTGCTGGGCTTGTTTCATTAAATTGCCAATACCGCCTTTACCAAACATAGTCATCTCTCATAGCAAGGGGCCGCGTCAGTACACCATGCACTTACCGCAGCGGTTAAACCGGCCGGATACTCTCTTCATCCAATTCTGCATCGAAGAAACGACGCAGTGTCTGAATATTATTATCCGCAATAATCGACTGGCGTGCTTGTGCCAGCTTTTCTTCATAAATGGCCTGCCGCCATTCCAGCGGAGTACGCTCCGCCGGGTTGTCATCTTCGATAACGCTAAGTGTGACAGCATTACCGTGTAATTCACTCAATGCATCAGCCAGCGCCTTTTGTGCCGTGGGCGAATTTAAATGCCGCTGGCTAGAACGCAGGTGAAGACAAATATTACCCGGTTCTATTTCTTCTTTAAATGCATTCAACGCAAGCTGCTGTACCAATTTCGGAACATGTAGCTTATCTATCTCTGCCGCCCAAGGATCCCGCACCATGGCGTCTTCAGCCAATTTGGCAGAAAGCTCCGGTGTTTTTTCATGCTCTAACGCAGAGCGCAACGCCTTAGGCGTGGTAACTGGCTCAGCTACGACCTCAGACTGATTTTGCGCGGTCCAGCGATAAGCTTCTTTCTTCGCCGGTTTCTTTTCTTCGGTTGATTTAGCGGCCAGACGCTGCTGGCTGCGCTCAGTCACCGAAGCTAGACGCTCCAGTGCCGAGGTTGCCGGCCGCGCTTTTCCTGGCGCTGCCGGCTCATTCTTTTTTGGTGTGGTTGTCCCGGATTGTCGCAACAACTGGGTCCGTGCCTGAAGGAGCTGCGCAGTAGAATCTGGGAGCTGAGTACTCACTTCAGCGGCAAGCCCTAGCGGTGGTGCATCTTGCGGTGGCCCTGAGTGAGTAGATGCGGGCTGTTGCGTATTTGGGGAGTGCTGCGGTGCATTGTTACCCCCAATCGCTGCTGGCGCACTGACAGATACACTCTGCGGTTCGGCAATTATCGCTTTAGGATGAAAAGCTAACGCTCGCAATAAGGTCATTTCAACCCCCATGCGGCGATCCGGCGCATAAGCCAGCTCTTTGCGGCCCACTAACAGAATTTGATAATATAACTGAATATCAGCAGGTGGCAATGTGCGGGCCAGTTCGCGTAACCGAGGCTCAACCGTCGCATAGTGATTATCCAACATTGATGGCAGCAGTTGCACCATCGCAATGCGGTGCAGCAAACTTAGGGTTTCGACCAATAAGTTTTCCCAATCGACACCACGTGATGCCGCTTGTTCTACCTGAGCCATCACCCGCGCACCATCGGCACTGACCAGCGCCTCGATAATCGCCAAGGGTTGCTCGTCATCCAGCGTTCCCAGCATTTGACTGACTGTAGCTGTCGTCACATGCCCATCGCCCATCGCAACGGCCTGATCTGTCAGACTAAGCGCATCTCGCATACTGCCATCGGCCGCCCGTGCCAATAATTGCAATGCACGCGCATCACTACTGATTTGCTCTGCCAATAATATTTTTTCAAGCTGCCCACGGATAACCTCAACATCAATCACTTTGAGATGGAATTGCAAACAGCGGGAAAGGATGGTCACCGGCAGTTTCTGAGGGTCCGTAGTCGCCAGCAAGAATTTCACATGGGCTGGCGGCTCTTCAAGTGTTTTTAGTAGCGCATTGAAACTGTGGCGCGACAGCATATGCACTTCATCAATTAAGTACACTTTGAAGCGGCCACGGGCTGGAGCATATTGAACGTTATCCAGCAGTTCTCGGGTATCTTCTACCTTCGTGCGCGAGGCGGCATCTATCTCGATCAGGTCAACAAAACGGCCTTGCTCGATCTCCAGGCAGTTAGCACAGGTACCGCAAGGCGTCGCTGTAATGCCGGTTTCGCAGTTAAGACCTTTGGCTAATAGCCGTGCAATCGACGTCTTGCCAACGCCACGGGTGCCGGAGAATAGATAGGCGTGATGAATTCGCCCTAATGAAAGGCCATTAGCCAGCGCCGTCAGGACATGCTCCTGACCAACGACGTCTGCGAACGTTTGGGGGCGCCACTTACGGGCAAGGACCTGATAGCTCATTAATACTTCATCATTGATTTATAAAGAATAATTTAATCACCAGTAAAAAAACCACTATTTAACCTACATATATTAAGTGGTTTGTTTTTGAACACATTAACCCGAATAGCTACAGGTTGAATCTTAGTGTACCAGTACGCCCATCGTCATTCCCACAAATTTACTTTGTGGAAGTAGAGTTGTCGATTCTTTGTACCCTGCGATGCCGTAATAAACCCGTTCTTATTTCCTTTCGGACTCTCCCCCATGTTGAAAGAATCGATATTGCCAGCAATGAATTTTACAACGGTGGCCTGTTCATTTTTATTCCACAATCTGGATGTTATGCTGGCAATCTATTCCGAAATACCGGCCTTAGTACGATCGGAAATTTGCTCTGACAGGTAACGGAGATTAGCAGAGTGTAAGGTGCTTCCCTGACTGCTGGATTTTGCATGGTATTCAATCGGTGCCGATGCCTAGGCTATCAAGAAGTTATAGTTAATAATCAGCGGCACCCAGTTTGGGTCAATTAACAATGGACGGATTTATGACAAGTAAAAAAAGAGGGATGGGCTATATTGCTATCGTCGTTGATGATTACGATAAAGCGATTGAATTTTATACCGAAAAGTTAGGTTTTTTTCTGCGAGAAGATGAGGCACAACCAGGGAAACGTTGGGTGTCGGTTTCGCCGACAGAAGACAGTGAGTGTCGTTTATTGCTAGCTCGGGCATCCAATGACCATCAAACTGCGTTTATTGGTAATCAATGTGGTGGTCGAGTATTCCTTTTTCTTGAGACAGATAACTTCTGGCGTGATTATGAGTTGATGAAATCAAAAGGAGTGACATTCTGCGAAGAACCTCGCAAAGAGAAATATGGCATGGTGGTTGTATTCGAAGATATTTACGGTAATCGCTGGGATCTTTACCAAAAATAGTGAGTATAATTAGTGCGTTAGGAAAATAATAATGATAAGAATCATCTCGGTGAGAAGTCACCCTGAGTATAAAGATCAATCTATCCGCTATTTTCAGAATAAGTGGGCCACGGAAGAGACTAAAATGCTTTATCAGGATTGCATCAGTCTTTGTATTGCAGCTAAAAATCCTTTACCTCAATGGTATTTGATGGAAATGAATAATGAAATTATTGGTTGCGCTGGATTAATCACCAATGATTTTATTAGCCGTATGGATCTGTACCCTTGGTTATGTGCGCTTTATATTGAAGAGCAACACCGAGGGTATGCTTATGGTGAATTACTGATCAAGCATATTGCTAAAGAAACCAAACAATTAGGTTTTGATACACTACATTTATGTACTGACCATATCGGGTTCTACGAAAAGTATGGTTTTACTTTTACTGGATTGGGTTATCACCCATGGGGCGGGTCTTCACGTATTTATTCGCTGCCACTCTAATAAGTGAATGGCAGTTTGCATTGATAATATTTTCCCGACATTCATCGAATAATCTGACGGTCACCGTTGATGACCACCAGATTATTATGCCTACCATCTTTCAGTCCAGAGTGCTGTTGGCAGCTTTCATTCACCCAAATAAGCTACCTGGGTAAGTTTATCGGGATGTATTCACTTGCAGCCTACCTGCAACTCCACATTCTTTGGGGATAAAATCAATGCCCGCTGAACGAGACCAAACTATAGCAAGTGATCCCTTGCTGAGTCAGGCGCGCTTCGCCACCCAATTCAGGCAAATCAATCACAAATGCAGCGTCAGTCACGACGCCACCCAGCCGACGGATGAGCTTAACCGTTGCCTCGATTGTGCCGCCGGTAGCCAGCAAATCGTCAATCACTAAGACATTATCGCCCGGTTTAATGCTATCGGTGTGGATCTCAAGTTTGTCCGTGCCATACTCCAACTCATAGCTTTCGCTGATAGTTTCCCGCGGCAATTTACCGGGTTTACGCACCGGAACAAAACCGACACCCAGCGACAGGGCGACCGGAGCACCAAACAGAAAGCCGCGAGCTTCAGTACCCACTACTTTAGTCACGCCTTTACCCAGATAGCGCTCTACCAGCAATTCGATGCTAGCGGCATAGGCTAATGGATCTTCTAGCAAGCTGGTCACATCACGAAACAGTATTCCCGCTTTTGGATAATCGGGGATGGTTTTGATACTGTCTTTAATATATTGAAGCTGTTGTGCTGTATTAGGTGCAGTAGCGGTCATAATTTGTGCCTGATAAAACTGCTGTACATACTTAAGCGCGGCCAGTCGATGTTAAATGGCATCGGCTGAGTAACTTAGTCTCACTATCGATAATACTCCGATAGTTAAAGTCACTGCATCCTTAACATTAAGGATGCAACGAGGGATTACCCCGCGCACGAAAACGCTCAAATCTATGCAAACTGGCACTAAAATGCAACTAGTGTGAATTGCTCAGCGCCGTTTTTGTTGCGATAGGTCAATAACTGGCATTCGCCACATAAAGGTCAACAGTAGGATTAACATAATAAGTAATATGCCTCTCACCCACCAGATTTTCACCAACCAAAGTGAAACAGCAAATGTAAGTATGGTAACCAGTATTGCCTTCCATTTAGTGCCCACAGGCAATGCTCGATGTTGTTGCCAGGTACGTATATAGCTACCAAACCATGAACGGTAGAGCAACCAGTGATGAAATCGCGGGGAGGATCGTGCAAAACACCAAGCGGCCAACAGCAAAAACGGTGTGGTGGGTAACAGAGGAAGCACGACACCTAACGTTGCCAATATCACCGCCAGCCAACCCAAGGTTATCAAAAACCAACGAGACATAAGCTCCCTTTATCATCACTTTAATGAAGCGTTATCATTAACCCATGCGTTGAACATCATCAATAGATATTCTTGCCATTATTTGCACAAAACATCGGTATCTATTTTATTTACCCTCCCCCAAGCTTGTATCTGCCGCCATTCGAAGGCAAGCTGGCGGGAAATGCCAAGGAGAAGCGCCATGAGTACGGAAAAATTATTGCAGGTGCTTGAAAGCCAAATTGAAGCGCTGTCAGCGCAAGTTGGCCCTCAGGCAAACACCCCCTCTCAGCAAGCCCGTTTTGATCTAAACCTGTTTGGTAATCATGGCAACCGTTTCCGCGATTATCTTCAGGAAATACGTAAAAATATGGTCCAACTAAAGCAGGTGGTTGCTGATAATCGCACACAACAGGTTGCTTTTCTCGCTGAAAAACTGGTTGCCCAGATTTCTGCATTGCAAAGAGAATTGGCTACACAAAAATTAAGAAAATCCAATCCTGAACCTCGGGATAATAAATTGGACCCTTACCATAAGCTGGCTGAACATCAAGATTATGAACGGCGAATATTGGCCATGATTCAGGATAGAGAGAGCCAACTTGGTAAGCAAAGTTTGTTATCTGAGCAGCAGAAAATACAGAAAGAGCTAGCGGCACTCGAGGGGCGCCTAATGCGCTGCCGGCAGGCGTTGATAAGAATAGAACGCAGTATTGAGAAAAAAGAGAACGGTTTTTGAATATTTGTCACATTTTTTGAATCATTGAGATTCCGACAGCAAATAGTTCTCTATAATGTTTATGCCCGCCCTCTTTCAAATGCAGATGTTGACGGCTTGCGTTCACCCGAATTACTGACTGGTGTCAGTTAATCGGGATTACCTCGCTTACCGCTTTCCAGCATGTTGAAATCTAGTGGGTATATAGGTTGAATCAGGTCAGGTGGAACCCTGGTACGATATTCACACCCGACTTCCCGATTAACTGCAAATCAAATGTTGGTCAGATTATGTCAGTTGAAAAAGCTCCACCAGAACTGCAACTGGCAGTAGATCTTATCTATCTGCTGGAATGCAATGAGATAGCGCCCGAGACAGCACTGGCGGCGTTAGCGATCGTGCAACTTGATTATCAGCGTAAGCTCCGCCGTCAAAACTCAGATTGAAGATATCACTTCTGCTATTTAGCCAAGGCGATACACTAACGTGTCGCCTTAGTGATGCAGGTATATGACCCGACCTGTAGAGACTCCATCAGTAATGGCGCGCTACTGCCTATACAGCCTAATGCCTTAAGCAAGCGGCTTATTGATATCCGGTAAGTCAGGCTTAGTATCTCCCAATTCCGATTGCTCAGCCGGTAAGCCTTGTTTATCAAGCGGGCGACTGACTTCCTGAACCTCGGTACCATCTGGTTTGTGCAGATACACTTCCAACTGGTTAAAGGCGATATTAATGTCATTATCACGACATAACTTATCAATAGCCCTGTTCAATTCATCCACCGTATAGCTGCGATCTCTCAATTCACGAACATACAGGCGTAACTCATGATCAAGAGTGCTGGAACCGAAGTTTAGGAAGAAGACTTGTGGTTCAGGATCAACCATAACTCGTGGATTCTCATGGGCGGCTTGTAACAGTACATCTTTTACTTTCGCCAGATCAGAACCATAGGCGACACCCACTTTAATGATGATGCGCGTAATGGTATCTGATAGTGACCAGTTGATCAGGCGCTCGGTAACAAATGCTTTGTTCGGAATAATGACTTCTTTACGGTCAAAATCGGTAATTGTCGTCGCACGGATGCGTATCTTGCTGACATTCCCCGAAAAAGTACCAATGGTAATGGTATCGCCGATACGAACGGGCCGCTCAAACAGAATAATCAAACCGGATACAAAGTTGGCAAAGATTTCCTGCAAGCCAAACCCCAAACCAACAGACAGTGCCGCCACTAACCATTGCAATTTATCCCACGAAACACCGAGCGAACTTAACGCGGTTATCCCACCGACCGCCGTGATGAGATAAGTCAGAATGGTGGTGATGGCATAAGAAGTGCCTTGGCGCAGTTGCAGGCGCGACAATACCACAACCTCAAGTAAGCCCGGCAAGTTACGAGTCAGAACATAGGCCACCACCAATGCCATCAAAGCCACCAGCATATTCCCCAAGGTCACAGCCTGCGCGACGCTAGCACCAGCGACTGTTGAGGTGTAATGCCACAAAGAGATACTATCCAGATAGGAAATAACCGTTATCAGGTCCGCCCAAATCCAATAGAAACAAGTGGCAAAAATCAGGAAGAGCGCCATCGTTGTCAGGCGTAATGACTGTTGGTTAATTTGGTCCAAGGCTAATGGCGGCTCTTCAACCGGCTCACCACCTTCAGCCCCCTCTTTCACCAAACTTTGCCGCCGGGCAATTGCCCTACGATAGGCCAAACGCCGCGCGGCAACCCCTAAACCTCGAATTGCCGTCAGGTAAACGATATTCCACAGGAACAATAAGTACAGGCTATCAATCCAGCGACCAGCCAGTTGTAGTGTCGTATAAAAATATCCTGCCATCATTAAGCCAATCAATATGATGGGGGTTACAGCAACCGCAGTCACAATCACCAACCGCACCGCATGGGAATCTTTTTCACGCCAACTATCGCGGCAGAATGGATAGACAAACAGGGCCAGCAGTGCCAATGCAATAACAATAACAATTTGCCCGATGACATCATCGACCAATCGAAGTGGACTTTTCTCTCCCAATTCCGACCAGAATATCACCGGCAACAATGCCCCCCCTAATCGCACCATTTGGCGGCGATAATGCGCGCATCGGTCAGCCGCAATCATAAAGTGTCGCTCGGTAATTCCCCCTGGCGAGAGCATACGATAGGTCAGATCAAATATTAGCCAGAACAGCGCCAAACGTTGGAATAAGCTCCAGAGGAAGTCACTAAGATTAAAGTCTGAACGCAGACACCAATAACCAAAACCTAGGATAATTAAGGCCCCAGGCAAGACTTTCAGTAAAGTGAGCATAATGGCATTTGGCGTATGCATTTGGCTGTCGTGCTTGAGTTGCCCGACGTCAGCCGCCAGTCTATCCAAATGTTTATTAATGATGTTATAGCGTGATCGGATCACCCCCACCACAATCAACATGGGTAGCAAGAACACCACTGATTTGATCAACCCCGCTAACACATCACCCGGTGACAGGGTAAAGTGAAAATTGCTCAGTTCAGATTTAAGTGCGCCCGGTAAGGCTTTTAGCCAAGACCAGTCCATCGGTTTATTGCTACTGACCCAAAAAATCTGCTGTGTCAGAGTATGTTGCAGTGATTCATTGACGCTGAGCAACTGCTGTTGGTTAATTTGCAGATTGATAGCCA includes:
- a CDS encoding mechanosensitive channel MscK produces the protein MLTLLIIAFISLPSTFASGINIDVPTRTEVLSQLDTLSKQKILSPAEKLSQQDLTKTLEYLDTIERTKQEASQLKQQLAQAPAKLRQATEGLDALKNSTADTLTRESLANYSLRQLESRLNETLDDLQSAQEDLSAYNSQLIALQTQPERVQSAMYNASMRLMQIRNQLNGLAPNQEVLRPTQQQELLTEQVMLNAQLDLQRKNLEANTTLQDLLQKQRDYTTAHINQLERYVQLLQEVVSGKRLILSEKTAKEAQAPNDATDIQNDPLVSRELTINKELSQRLINATKEGNTLVQQNIRVKNWLDRALQSERNLKEQITVLRGSLLLSRILYQQQLNLPAAGLITNMGPRIADLRLEQFEINQQRDQLFQGDDYIQTLMNDSKEKISPDVEDALGQIVDIRRELLDQLNKQLGNQLTLAINLQINQQQLLSVNESLQHTLTQQIFWVSSNKPMDWSWLKALPGALKSELSNFHFTLSPGDVLAGLIKSVVFLLPMLIVVGVIRSRYNIINKHLDRLAADVGQLKHDSQMHTPNAIMLTLLKVLPGALIILGFGYWCLRSDFNLSDFLWSLFQRLALFWLIFDLTYRMLSPGGITERHFMIAADRCAHYRRQMVRLGGALLPVIFWSELGEKSPLRLVDDVIGQIVIVIALALLALFVYPFCRDSWREKDSHAVRLVIVTAVAVTPIILIGLMMAGYFYTTLQLAGRWIDSLYLLFLWNIVYLTAIRGLGVAARRLAYRRAIARRQSLVKEGAEGGEPVEEPPLALDQINQQSLRLTTMALFLIFATCFYWIWADLITVISYLDSISLWHYTSTVAGASVAQAVTLGNMLVALMALVVAYVLTRNLPGLLEVVVLSRLQLRQGTSYAITTILTYLITAVGGITALSSLGVSWDKLQWLVAALSVGLGFGLQEIFANFVSGLIILFERPVRIGDTITIGTFSGNVSKIRIRATTITDFDRKEVIIPNKAFVTERLINWSLSDTITRIIIKVGVAYGSDLAKVKDVLLQAAHENPRVMVDPEPQVFFLNFGSSTLDHELRLYVRELRDRSYTVDELNRAIDKLCRDNDINIAFNQLEVYLHKPDGTEVQEVSRPLDKQGLPAEQSELGDTKPDLPDINKPLA